From one Pseudoliparis swirei isolate HS2019 ecotype Mariana Trench chromosome 5, NWPU_hadal_v1, whole genome shotgun sequence genomic stretch:
- the LOC130193732 gene encoding tetratricopeptide repeat protein 39C-like: MAGPEQSQQQQQQVEEKAEHLDDAEMALQGINMLLNNGFKESDELFRRYRTQSPLMSFGASFVSFLNAMMTFEEEKMQMACDDLRTTEKLCESDSAGVIETIRNKIKKSMDSQRSGVVVVDRLQRQIIVADCQVYLAVLSFVKQELSAYIKGGWILRKAWKMYNKCYSDISQLQETCQPGPSAHQESLSTDNANHNAPVENCVTAEALDRLKGSVSFGYGLFHLCISMVPPHLLKIINLLGFPGDRLQGLSSLMYASESKDMKAPLATLALLWYHTVVLPFFALDGSDTHEGLLEAKAILQRKSVVYPNSSLFMFFKGRVHRLECQINSALACFHDALELASDQREIQHVCLYEIGWCSMIEMSFEDAYRSFERLKTESRWSQCYYAYLTGVCQGASGDLDGASRVFKEVQKLFKRKNNQIEQFAVKRAERLRKILPTRELCILGVIEVLYLWKALPNCSSSNLQIMNQVLQSLDEALCRGLKHLLLGAIHKCHGNMRDAIQSLQLAARDEYGRQINSYVQPYAVYELGCILLAKPETVGKGRSLLLQAKEDFTGYDFENRLHVRIHSALASLKEVVPQ, translated from the exons ATGGCGGGTCCCGAGCAAtcccaacagcagcagcagcaggtggaggagaaggccgAGCATCTAGATGATGCCGAGATGGCCCTGCAAGGCATTAACATGCTGCTCAATAACGGCTTCAAGGAGAGCGACGAGCTCTTTAGGCGATACAG GACCCAGAGCCCGCTGATGAGCTTCGGGGCCAGTTTCGTCAGTTTCCTG AACGCCATGATGACatttgaggaggagaagatgcagATGGCCTGTGACGACCTGAGGACCACCGAGAAGCTGTGTGAGAGCGACAGTGCCGGAGTCATAGAGACGATCAGGAACAAGATTAAAAAAAGT ATGGACTCCCAGAGGTCAGGCGTTGTGGTCGTGGACCGCCTACAGAGGCAGATTATTGTTGCTGACTGTCAGGTGTACCTCGCCGTGCTCTCCTTCGTAAAGCAGGAGCTTTCAG CTTACATCAAAGGAGGCTGGATCCTACGTAAGGCATGGAAAATGTACAACAAGTGCTACAGTGACATCAGCCAGCTGCAGGAGACGTGCCAGCCGGGGCCCTCGGCCCACCAGGAGTCCCTCTCGACGGACAACGCCAACCATAATGCACCGGTGGAGAACTGCGTGACGGCCGAGGCCCTAGACCGGCTTAAGGGCTCCGTTAGCTTTGGCTACGGCCTCTTCCACCTCTGCATCTCCATGGTGCCTCCACACCTGCTCAAGATCATCAACCTGCTGGGTTTCCCCGGCGACCGTCTCCAGGGCCTGTCCTCCCTCATGTATGCGAGTGAAAGCAAGGACATGAAGGCCCCTCTGGCTAC GTTGGCCCTCTTGTGGTACCACACAGTAGTGCTGCCTTTCTTTGCTCTGGACGGCTCCGATACACACGAGGGGCTGCTGGAAGCCAAAGCTATTCTGCAGAGGAAGTCGGTGGTTTACCCCAACTCATCCCTCTTCATGTTCTTCAAAGGACGGGTTCACAGGCTAGAG TGCCAAATCAACAGTGCTTTGGCCTGTTTCCATGATGCCTTAGAGCTTGCGTCCGACCAAAGGGAGATCCAGCACGTGTGCCTCTATGAGATTG GTTGGTGTAGCATGATCGAGATGAGTTTTGAAGACGCATACCGGTCGTTCGAAAGGCTGAAGACTGAGTCACGTTGGTCGCAGTGCTACTACGCCTATTTGACCGGAG TGTGTCAGGGTGCTTCGGGCGACCTAGACGGAGCAAGCAGGGTTTTTAAAGAGGTGCAGAAGCTGTTCAAGAGAAAAAACAACCAGATAGAGCAGTTCGCTGTAAAAAGG GCTGAAAGATTGAGAAAGATCTTGCCAACCAGAGAGCTATGCATCCTTGGTGTAATTGAAGTGCTGTATCTGTGGAAGGCGCTTCCAAACTGCTCCTCGTCTAATCTGCAGATAATGAATCAGG TGTTACAGAGTCTAGATGAGGCTCTGTGCAGAGGCCTGAAACACCTCCTCCTTGGTGCTATTCACAAATGTCATGGGAATATGAGGGATGCCATTCAG TCCTTACAGCTGGCAGCTAGAGATGAGTATGGACGGCAGATCAACTCATACGTTCAGCCGTATGCCGTCTACGAGCTCGGATGTATACTCCTCGCAAAACCGGAG ACTGTGGGAAAGGGGAGATCATTGCTACTTCAAGCAAAG GAGGATTTTACAGGCTACGACTTCGAGAACAGGCTTCATGTCCGCATCCATTCAGCACTGGCTTCTTTGAAGGAAGTAGTCCCTCAGTGA
- the zgc:103559 gene encoding allantoinase, mitochondrial isoform X2: protein MGRYIKSSQIATSPEVLDVGDSVVMPGIVDCHVHVNEPGRVSWEGFWTATRAAAAGGVTTIVDMPLNSIPPTTTVGNFQEKMLEATGKCFVDTAFWGGVIPDNQLELRPMIQAGVAGFKCFLIHSGVEEFPHVTERDLHTAMAQLHGTGSVLLFHAEMDVQQTAAENGDPCQYSTFLQSRPDVMEMEAIRTVTKLCLQYQVRCHIVHLSSAEPLELIQEARRAGAPLTVETTHHYLSLCAEDIPAKATQFKCCPPIRGSANQEQLWSALKAGQIDMVVSDHSPCTPDLKKLDSGDFTEAWGGISSLQFGLPLFWSSASKRGFQLSDVVRLLSQQTAQLSGLESRKGSLAPGYDADLVVWDPEREFEIKEASIQHKNKLTPYLGVTLRGVVCATIVGGQLVFREGSFCPEPLGKLLLIPPRRSQVQL, encoded by the exons ATGGGAAGATACATCAAATCCTCTCAGATAGCGACTTCTCCGGAG GTGTTGGACGTGGGCGACAGCGTGGTGATGCCCGGCATCGTGGACTGCCATGTGCACGTGAACGAACCAGGCCGAGTCTCCTGGGAGGGCTTCTGGACCGCCACGAGGGCTGCTGCAGCCGGAGGGGTGACCACCATTGTGGACATGCCGCT AAACAGCATTCCTCCAACTACCACTGTTGGAAATTTCCAAGAGAAGATGCTTGAGGCAACAGGGAAGTGTTTTGTAGACACGGCCTTCTGGGGAGGCGTAATTCCTGATAATCAg CTGGAGCTTCGGCCCATGATCCAGGCCGGAGTAGCGGGCTTCAAGTGTTTCCTCATCCACAGCGGGGTGGAGGAGTTCCCGCACGTGACGGAGCGGGATCTACACACGGCCATGGCGCAGCTGCACGGCACGGGGAGTGTCCTGCTG TTTCACGCTGAGATGGACGTTCAGCAAACAGCAGCGGAGAACGGCG ACCCTTGTCAGTACTCCACCTTTCTACAGTCCAGACCCGATGTCATGGAGATGGAGGCCATTCGCACCGTCACAAAGCTCTGCCTCCAGTACCA GGTGCGGTGCCACATCGTCCATTTGTCCTCCGCCGAGCCACTGGAGTTGATCCAGGAGGCGCGGCGGGCCGGAGCCCCCCTGACGGTGGAGACCACCCACCACTACCTCAGCCTGTGTGCGGAGGACATACCGGCGAAGGCCACACAATTCAAGTGCTGCCCCCCCATCAGAGGATCTGCCAACCAG gagcagttGTGGTCCGCGCTGAAAGCCGGGCAGATCGACATGGTTGTGTCGGATCACTCACCTTGCACCCCAGACCTGAAGAAGCTGGATAGCGGAGACTTCACTGAGGCTTGGGGGGGCATTTCTTCTCTTCAGTTTG GTTTGCCTCTGTTCTGGAGTTCAGCCAGTAAGAGAGGCTTCCAGCTGTCCGATGTGGTGAGACTCCTCAGCCAGCAAACGGCCCAGCTTAGTGGCCTCGAGAGCAGAAAGGGAAGCCTAGCCCCCGGCTACGATGCCGATTTGGTCGTATGGGACCCAGAGAGGGAATTTGAG attAAAGAAGCAAGcatacaacataaaaacaag ctaacTCCTTACCTTGGCGTCACACTGCGAGGAGTGGTGTGTGCCACCATAGTCGGGGGGCAGCTGGTTTTTAGAGAGGGCTCCTTCTGCCCCGAGCCTCTGGGGAAgcttctcctcatccctccgAGGAGAAGTCAAGTCCAACTGTAA
- the atg4b gene encoding cysteine protease ATG4B isoform X1: MDAATLTYDTLRFGEFEDFPETSEPVWILGKEYNALTEKDEILSDVTSRLWFTYRKNFPPIGGTGPTSDTGWGCMLRCGQMILGEALVCRHVGRDWRWARGQRQREEYISILNAFIDKKDSYYSIHQIAQMGVGEGKPIGQWYGPNTVAQVLKKLAVFDTWSRLVVHVAMDNTVVIEEIKRLCMPWLDTAGACCDPEASGELNGCPQGACALVEEETALWKPLVLLIPLRLGLSDINEAYIETLKQCFMLPQSLGVIGGKPNSAHYFIGYVGEELIYLDPHTTQPAVDPCEDSQIPDETYHCQHPPCRMHICELDPSIAAGFFCRTEDEFDDWCMRIRRLSCNRGGLPMFELVDSQPSHMVSMDALNLTPDFSDSDRLERFFDSEDEEFEILSL; this comes from the exons ATGGATGCAG CAACCTTGACATACGACACACTTCGCTTTGGAGAGTTTGAAGATTTTCCCGAGACCTCCGAGCCTGTGTGGATCTTGGGGAAAGAATACAATGCACTCACAG AGAAAGATGAGATTTTATCAGACGTCACTTCACGACTGTGGTTTACATACAGAAAAAACTTCCCACCCATTG GTGGGACAGGACCAACGTCAGACACGGGATGGGGATGCATGTTGCGGTGCGGCCAGATGATCCTCGGCGAGGCCTTGGTGTGTAGACATGTAGGAAGAG ACTGGAGATGGGCCAGAGgccagagacaaagagaagaaTACATCAGTATTCTCAACGCCTTCATCGACAAGAAAGACAGCTATTATTCTATCCATCAAATTG CCCAAATGGGAGTTGGAGAGGGGAAGCCGATCGGCCAGTGGTACGGACCCAACACAGTGGCCCAGGTTCTTAA GAAGCTGGCGGTGTTTGATACGTGGAGCAGACTGGTCGTACACGTGGCGATGGACAACACCGTGGTCATCGAGGAGATCA AGCGCCTCTGTATGCCCTGGCTGGACACCGCGGGGGCCTGTTGTGACCCGGAGGCATCCGGGGAGCTCAACGGCTGCCCGCAGGGGGCGTGtgccctggtggaggaggagacggctcTCTGGAAACCTCTGGTCCTGCTCATCCCCCTCAGGCTGGGCCTGAGCGATATAAATGAGGCCTACATCGAAACCCTCAAG CAATGCTTCATGCTGCCGCAGTCCCTGGGTGTCATTGGGGGGAAACCCAACAGTGCCCATTACTTCATTGGTTATGTCG GAGAAGAACTCATCTATTTAGACCCGCACACCACACAGCCTGCGGTGGACCCATGCGAAGACAGCCAGATCCCCGACGAGACGTACCACTGTCAGCACCCGCCCTGCCGCATGCACATCTGCGAGCTGGACCCGTCCATCGCAGCG GGTTTCTTCTGCAGAACAGAAGATGAGTTTGACGACTGGTGTATGCGCATAAGAAGG CTGTCCTGCAACAGAGGGGGCCTGCCCATGTTTGAACTGGTGGACAGTCAGCCCTCTCACATGGTCAGCATGGATGCCCTCAACCTTACTCCTG ATTTCTCAGACTCCGACAGGTTGGAGCGCTTCTTTGACTCAGAAGACGAGGAGTTTGAGATCCTTTCCCTCTGA
- the dtymk gene encoding thymidylate kinase — MACKRGALIVLEGVDKAGKTTQCKQLIQALQQSGRPAEMMRFPDRTTTIGQLISAYLEKKSDLEDHAVHLLFSANRWELVPLMRKKLEQGITLIVDRYAFSGVAFTSAKPDFCLDWCMKPDVGLPKPDLVMFLQLSPAEAALRGQFGEERYETKVFQGVVQQKFEQLRKDPSINWQVIDASQSVEDVHKNITTHSLNTVEAAQNLPLGELWK; from the exons ATGGCGTGCAAGAGAGGAGCGCTTATTGTGCTGGAGGGAGTGGACAAAGCCGGGAAGACTACCCAGTGTAAGCAGCTCATTCAGGCGCTGCAACAGAGCGGCAGACCCGCGGAGATGATGCGATTCCCCG ACAGGACCACGACCATTGGACAGCTGATCAGCGCCTACCTGGAGAAGAAAAGCGACTTGGAGGACCACGCGGTTCACCTGCTGTTCTCCGCAAACCGCTGGGAACTGGT GCCTCTAATGAGGAAGAAGCTGGAGCAAGGCATCACTCTGATCGTGGACCGGTACGCCTTCTCCGGAGTTGCTTTCACCAGCGCAAAGCCG GATTTCTGTCTGGACTGGTGCATGAAACCCGACGTGGGGCTGCCAAAGCCAGACCTGGTCATGTTCCTGCAGCTCAGtccagccgaggccgccctcaggGGTCAGTTTGGAGAGGAGAGATACGAGACCAAGGTATTCCAAGGAGTGGTTCAACAGAAGTTTGAACAGCTGAGGAAGGATCCCTCCATCAACTGGCAG GTGATCGACGCTTCTCAGAGTGTTGAGGATGTGCACAAGAACATCACGACCCACAGCCTCAACACCGTTGAGGCGGCTCAGAACCTGCCACTCGGAGAGCTGTGGAAGTGA
- the atg4b gene encoding cysteine protease ATG4B isoform X2 yields MDAATLTYDTLRFGEFEDFPETSEPVWILGKEYNALTEKDEILSDVTSRLWFTYRKNFPPIGGTGPTSDTGWGCMLRCGQMILGEALVCRHVGRDWRWARGQRQREEYISILNAFIDKKDSYYSIHQIAQMGVGEGKPIGQWYGPNTVAQVLKKLAVFDTWSRLVVHVAMDNTVVIEEIKRLCMPWLDTAGACCDPEASGELNGCPQGACALVEEETALWKPLVLLIPLRLGLSDINEAYIETLKQCFMLPQSLGVIGGKPNSAHYFIGYVGEELIYLDPHTTQPAVDPCEDSQIPDETYHCQHPPCRMHICELDPSIAANRR; encoded by the exons ATGGATGCAG CAACCTTGACATACGACACACTTCGCTTTGGAGAGTTTGAAGATTTTCCCGAGACCTCCGAGCCTGTGTGGATCTTGGGGAAAGAATACAATGCACTCACAG AGAAAGATGAGATTTTATCAGACGTCACTTCACGACTGTGGTTTACATACAGAAAAAACTTCCCACCCATTG GTGGGACAGGACCAACGTCAGACACGGGATGGGGATGCATGTTGCGGTGCGGCCAGATGATCCTCGGCGAGGCCTTGGTGTGTAGACATGTAGGAAGAG ACTGGAGATGGGCCAGAGgccagagacaaagagaagaaTACATCAGTATTCTCAACGCCTTCATCGACAAGAAAGACAGCTATTATTCTATCCATCAAATTG CCCAAATGGGAGTTGGAGAGGGGAAGCCGATCGGCCAGTGGTACGGACCCAACACAGTGGCCCAGGTTCTTAA GAAGCTGGCGGTGTTTGATACGTGGAGCAGACTGGTCGTACACGTGGCGATGGACAACACCGTGGTCATCGAGGAGATCA AGCGCCTCTGTATGCCCTGGCTGGACACCGCGGGGGCCTGTTGTGACCCGGAGGCATCCGGGGAGCTCAACGGCTGCCCGCAGGGGGCGTGtgccctggtggaggaggagacggctcTCTGGAAACCTCTGGTCCTGCTCATCCCCCTCAGGCTGGGCCTGAGCGATATAAATGAGGCCTACATCGAAACCCTCAAG CAATGCTTCATGCTGCCGCAGTCCCTGGGTGTCATTGGGGGGAAACCCAACAGTGCCCATTACTTCATTGGTTATGTCG GAGAAGAACTCATCTATTTAGACCCGCACACCACACAGCCTGCGGTGGACCCATGCGAAGACAGCCAGATCCCCGACGAGACGTACCACTGTCAGCACCCGCCCTGCCGCATGCACATCTGCGAGCTGGACCCGTCCATCGCAGCG AACAGAAGATGA
- the zgc:103559 gene encoding allantoinase, mitochondrial isoform X3: MELGSTVVAVRSERVLLGDQVRPAVIVIKDGKIHQILSDSDFSGGEVLDVGDSVVMPGIVDCHVHVNEPGRVSWEGFWTATRAAAAGGVTTIVDMPLNSIPPTTTVGNFQEKMLEATGKCFVDTAFWGGVIPDNQLELRPMIQAGVAGFKCFLIHSGVEEFPHVTERDLHTAMAQLHGTGSVLLFHAEMDVQQTAAENGDPCQYSTFLQSRPDVMEMEAIRTVTKLCLQYQVRCHIVHLSSAEPLELIQEARRAGAPLTVETTHHYLSLCAEDIPAKATQFKCCPPIRGSANQEQLWSALKAGQIDMVVSDHSPCTPDLKKLDSGDFTEAWGGISSLQFGLPLFWSSASKRGFQLSDVVRLLSQQTAQLSGLESRKGSLAPGYDADLVVWDPEREFEIKEASIQHKNKPPELSVDRRSR; encoded by the exons ATGGAGCTGGGATCAACGGTCGTGGCTGTGAGGAGTGAGCGGGTGCTGCTCGGTGACCAAGTCCGCCCTGCTGTCATCGTAATCAAGGATGGGAAGATACATCAAATCCTCTCAGATAGCGACTTCTCCGGAGGTGAG GTGTTGGACGTGGGCGACAGCGTGGTGATGCCCGGCATCGTGGACTGCCATGTGCACGTGAACGAACCAGGCCGAGTCTCCTGGGAGGGCTTCTGGACCGCCACGAGGGCTGCTGCAGCCGGAGGGGTGACCACCATTGTGGACATGCCGCT AAACAGCATTCCTCCAACTACCACTGTTGGAAATTTCCAAGAGAAGATGCTTGAGGCAACAGGGAAGTGTTTTGTAGACACGGCCTTCTGGGGAGGCGTAATTCCTGATAATCAg CTGGAGCTTCGGCCCATGATCCAGGCCGGAGTAGCGGGCTTCAAGTGTTTCCTCATCCACAGCGGGGTGGAGGAGTTCCCGCACGTGACGGAGCGGGATCTACACACGGCCATGGCGCAGCTGCACGGCACGGGGAGTGTCCTGCTG TTTCACGCTGAGATGGACGTTCAGCAAACAGCAGCGGAGAACGGCG ACCCTTGTCAGTACTCCACCTTTCTACAGTCCAGACCCGATGTCATGGAGATGGAGGCCATTCGCACCGTCACAAAGCTCTGCCTCCAGTACCA GGTGCGGTGCCACATCGTCCATTTGTCCTCCGCCGAGCCACTGGAGTTGATCCAGGAGGCGCGGCGGGCCGGAGCCCCCCTGACGGTGGAGACCACCCACCACTACCTCAGCCTGTGTGCGGAGGACATACCGGCGAAGGCCACACAATTCAAGTGCTGCCCCCCCATCAGAGGATCTGCCAACCAG gagcagttGTGGTCCGCGCTGAAAGCCGGGCAGATCGACATGGTTGTGTCGGATCACTCACCTTGCACCCCAGACCTGAAGAAGCTGGATAGCGGAGACTTCACTGAGGCTTGGGGGGGCATTTCTTCTCTTCAGTTTG GTTTGCCTCTGTTCTGGAGTTCAGCCAGTAAGAGAGGCTTCCAGCTGTCCGATGTGGTGAGACTCCTCAGCCAGCAAACGGCCCAGCTTAGTGGCCTCGAGAGCAGAAAGGGAAGCCTAGCCCCCGGCTACGATGCCGATTTGGTCGTATGGGACCCAGAGAGGGAATTTGAG attAAAGAAGCAAGcatacaacataaaaacaag CCTCCTGAGCTGAGTGTTGACAGAAGAAGCCGGTGA
- the zgc:103559 gene encoding allantoinase, mitochondrial isoform X1 — protein sequence MELGSTVVAVRSERVLLGDQVRPAVIVIKDGKIHQILSDSDFSGGEVLDVGDSVVMPGIVDCHVHVNEPGRVSWEGFWTATRAAAAGGVTTIVDMPLNSIPPTTTVGNFQEKMLEATGKCFVDTAFWGGVIPDNQLELRPMIQAGVAGFKCFLIHSGVEEFPHVTERDLHTAMAQLHGTGSVLLFHAEMDVQQTAAENGDPCQYSTFLQSRPDVMEMEAIRTVTKLCLQYQVRCHIVHLSSAEPLELIQEARRAGAPLTVETTHHYLSLCAEDIPAKATQFKCCPPIRGSANQEQLWSALKAGQIDMVVSDHSPCTPDLKKLDSGDFTEAWGGISSLQFGLPLFWSSASKRGFQLSDVVRLLSQQTAQLSGLESRKGSLAPGYDADLVVWDPEREFEIKEASIQHKNKLTPYLGVTLRGVVCATIVGGQLVFREGSFCPEPLGKLLLIPPRRSQVQL from the exons ATGGAGCTGGGATCAACGGTCGTGGCTGTGAGGAGTGAGCGGGTGCTGCTCGGTGACCAAGTCCGCCCTGCTGTCATCGTAATCAAGGATGGGAAGATACATCAAATCCTCTCAGATAGCGACTTCTCCGGAGGTGAG GTGTTGGACGTGGGCGACAGCGTGGTGATGCCCGGCATCGTGGACTGCCATGTGCACGTGAACGAACCAGGCCGAGTCTCCTGGGAGGGCTTCTGGACCGCCACGAGGGCTGCTGCAGCCGGAGGGGTGACCACCATTGTGGACATGCCGCT AAACAGCATTCCTCCAACTACCACTGTTGGAAATTTCCAAGAGAAGATGCTTGAGGCAACAGGGAAGTGTTTTGTAGACACGGCCTTCTGGGGAGGCGTAATTCCTGATAATCAg CTGGAGCTTCGGCCCATGATCCAGGCCGGAGTAGCGGGCTTCAAGTGTTTCCTCATCCACAGCGGGGTGGAGGAGTTCCCGCACGTGACGGAGCGGGATCTACACACGGCCATGGCGCAGCTGCACGGCACGGGGAGTGTCCTGCTG TTTCACGCTGAGATGGACGTTCAGCAAACAGCAGCGGAGAACGGCG ACCCTTGTCAGTACTCCACCTTTCTACAGTCCAGACCCGATGTCATGGAGATGGAGGCCATTCGCACCGTCACAAAGCTCTGCCTCCAGTACCA GGTGCGGTGCCACATCGTCCATTTGTCCTCCGCCGAGCCACTGGAGTTGATCCAGGAGGCGCGGCGGGCCGGAGCCCCCCTGACGGTGGAGACCACCCACCACTACCTCAGCCTGTGTGCGGAGGACATACCGGCGAAGGCCACACAATTCAAGTGCTGCCCCCCCATCAGAGGATCTGCCAACCAG gagcagttGTGGTCCGCGCTGAAAGCCGGGCAGATCGACATGGTTGTGTCGGATCACTCACCTTGCACCCCAGACCTGAAGAAGCTGGATAGCGGAGACTTCACTGAGGCTTGGGGGGGCATTTCTTCTCTTCAGTTTG GTTTGCCTCTGTTCTGGAGTTCAGCCAGTAAGAGAGGCTTCCAGCTGTCCGATGTGGTGAGACTCCTCAGCCAGCAAACGGCCCAGCTTAGTGGCCTCGAGAGCAGAAAGGGAAGCCTAGCCCCCGGCTACGATGCCGATTTGGTCGTATGGGACCCAGAGAGGGAATTTGAG attAAAGAAGCAAGcatacaacataaaaacaag ctaacTCCTTACCTTGGCGTCACACTGCGAGGAGTGGTGTGTGCCACCATAGTCGGGGGGCAGCTGGTTTTTAGAGAGGGCTCCTTCTGCCCCGAGCCTCTGGGGAAgcttctcctcatccctccgAGGAGAAGTCAAGTCCAACTGTAA
- the agxta gene encoding alanine--glyoxylate and serine--pyruvate aminotransferase a, with translation MLTQIPGLRPSLVRWRVWAQLGLYLYLLPRLLVVSTAPFAARWNMSSVSVPPPKCLQKPLAVPHRHMFGPGPSNVPRRILEAGALPVIGHMHPEIFEIMSDIKIGIQYIFQTRNSMTLAVSGTGHSAMECAIFNSVEPGESVLTAVNGIWGERAADMAERIGARVNTIVAAPGGFFTNAEIEKALLKHRPVLFFIAHGESSTGVLHPLDGIGQLCLKYNCLFLVDSVASIGGTPLCMDQLGIDILYTGSQKVLNAPPGTAPISFSERACQKIFNRRTKPVSFSLDLSWLANYWGCDGKPSRVYHHTGPVTAFYSLREGLAVLVEEGLENSWERHQKVAEYFHDGLESMGLKLFVKEKKARLPTVTTIVAPHGYDVKEITAYIMKTHNLEISGGLGPSVGLVLRVGLMGCNSSKANVDMVLAALKDALKHCHRSKV, from the exons ATGTTGACACAGATTCCTGGCCTGAGGCCCTCACTGGTCAGATGGAGGGTGTGGGCTCAGCTCGGGCTTTACTTGTACCTGCTGCCACGGCTCTTAGTCGTGTCCACTGCGCCCTTCGCTGCTCGCTGGAACATGTCGTCCGTCTCCGTACCCCCACCAAAATGCCTGCAGAAACCGCTGGCGGTTCCTCACCGCCACATGTTTGGACCAGGACCCTCCAACGTTCCACGGCGGATCTTGGAGGCTGGGGCCCTGCCCGTCATTGGACACATGCATCCAGAGATATTCGAG ATAATGAGTGACATCAAAATTGGAATCCAGTACATTTTCCAGACTCGGAACAGCATGACTTTGGCTGTGAGCGGCACTGGCCACAGCGCTATGGAGTGCGCCATCTTCAACAGCGTGGAGCCCGGGGAGAGCGTGCTGACCGCGGTCAACGGCATATGGGGAGAGCGAGCAGCAGACATGGCTGAGAGGATAG GAGCCAGAGTAAATACCATCGTGGCGGCCCCCGGCGGTTTCTTCACGAATGCAGAAATTGAGAAG GCCTTGTTAAAACACCGACCAGTGCTGTTCTTCATCGCACATGGAGAGTCTTCCACGGGGGTCCTGCATCCTTTAGATGGCATCGGACAGCTGTGCCTGAA ATACAACTGCTTGTTTCTCGTCGACTCCGTGGCGTCAATTGGAGGGACTCCTCTGTGCATGGACCAACTAG GGATAGACATTCTGTACACGGGCTCCCAAAAGGTTTTGAATGCTCCTCCGGGTACAGCGCCCATCTCTTTCAGTGAGAGAGCCTG CCAGAAAATATTCAACCGCAGGACAAAGCCTGTATCGTTCTCCTTGGATTTGAGTTGGCTTGCAAATTACTGGGGATGTGATGGCAAGCCATCGAGAGT ATATCACCACACAGGTCCAGTCACTGCTTTTTACTCCCTGAGGGAGGGCCTGGCTGTCCTTGTTGAAGAG GGCCTGGAGAATTCATGGGAAAGACATCAAAAAGTGGCAGAGTATTTCCACGATGGCCTAGAAAGCATGGGACTCAAACTTTTTGTCAAAGAAAAA AAAGCAAGACTCCCCACGGTTACCACTATTGTTGCTCCTCATGGATATGACGTGAAAGAGATTACAGCCTACATCATGAAAACACATAATTTAGAGATCTCCGGAGGGCTTGGGCCCTCAGTTGGCTTG GTGCTGCGTGTTGGACTGATGGGATGTAACAGCAGCAAGGCCAATGTTGACATGGTGCTGGCAGCACTGAAAGACGCTCTGAAACACTGCCACAGGAGCAAAGTGTAA